Proteins co-encoded in one Stomoxys calcitrans chromosome 5, idStoCalc2.1, whole genome shotgun sequence genomic window:
- the LOC106089154 gene encoding uncharacterized protein LOC106089154: protein MAGGKIAFGILGAIIALIFSTNGSKSIFKFTNIKCQDHDVNFSRAEVCKLRVIGRGVVTLNIRVGLYKIPVTNVTVNMGFYKKANGFKPFLYNYTVDFCNFMTNRKRYPVMKVLFDVFLHASNINHSCPFDHAIVIDNLLLEESKFELFPIPEGEYMFKLMVFAYNDLKATLETYFYRKISYSK, encoded by the exons ATGGCCGGCGGAAAAATTGCGTTTGGAATTTTAGGGGCCATTATCGCCTTAATATTTTCCACAAACGGGTCAAAGTCCATATTCAAGTTCACAAATATCAAGTGTCAAGATCATGATGTCAACTTCTCGCGTGCTGAAGTTTGCAAACTCAGGGTCATAGGGCGCGGTGTTGTTACCCTCAACATCAGAGTGGGATTGTATAAAATTCCTGTAACAAATGTAACA GTCAACATGGGTTTTTACAAAAAGGCCAATGGCTTTAAGCCATTTTTGTACAACTATACCGTGGACTTTTGTAACTTCATGACCAATCGTAAAAGATATCCTGTTATGAAGGTCCTGTTTGATGTTTTCCTCCATGCATCCAATATAAATCACAGCTGCCCCTTCGAC cacgCCATTGTGATCGACAATCTATTGCTAGAGGAAAGTAAATTTGAGCTTTTCCCAATTCCTGAGGGTGAATACATGTTTAAGTTAATGGTGTTTGCTTACAACGATCTGAAGGCCACATTGGAGACATATTTTTATCGCAAGATTTCGTATTCTAAGTAG